The following is a genomic window from Nymphaea colorata isolate Beijing-Zhang1983 chromosome 3, ASM883128v2, whole genome shotgun sequence.
AGGGTTGACTTGTTGCCACATTCCGTTCTACTTGCTGTCTGTGCTGCGGGGTCTTTCCTGAGTACATCTCTGCTAGTATGAATATAGGATTGGCTGGAAAGATAAGCACTCCTTTTGGAACTTATCTTGTCCTCTCTAATCTCGAACTGTGCAGAAATTTCTCTTTCATGTTTTAACTCATGGACCATTTCCATTATAATCCTATAAATTGGAAGCTGACTGATATACTAATTTCATTCTCAAGTGCTAGAAAAGAAATTCTGGGCGTTACATCGTTTAGTTATGCAATTTCCGTTGGATATTTTTGTGCATGTTTGTTTGGCACTTGAAAAAGTTCGTTATTTTATCTCTGTTGCATTTGCAGAGATCTTCTTTCGTTGTCTCCAGCAGAAGACTTTCTACTTCCATACTGACACCTGAGAAAGGCGTTATTCCTCCAGAATTGTTATCAAAGCAAGGGGTTATAACTCCAGATCGTACTTATGGTACTGTGCgcttgactctctctctctctctccctccctccctccctccctccctccctccccccacacacacacacacacaaaaactcACAAACAAAAGTCAAATTCATAGTGATTCACACACCTGCACAGGTGcccacatgcacatgcaaatacGGTAGATAGTAGCGCTGCTCTGCCATATCCATAAACAGTTCTTGGACATTTTTAACTTGGGCTTTCTAACAAGGTAAGTGAAAACATCTTGCTTAGAACTAAAAGGAAAATCACGTGGTCTGAAAGATAAGGAAGTACATGAAGATTCTGAGAGCACTCACAAGTCCAGTTGATAATGGGCCATCATATACAAATATCTATAAATTTTTTACAGTTTCTTGGAATCTTTTTAACTTAAGCTTCCAAGATAAGTCCAAGTATCTTGCTCAAAGCCTCAAACTGAAAGGAAAATCACATGGCTTGAAGACGAAGGAAATAGACGGTGTCACACATAACACAAAGATGTacaacttttttcatttccttgaaattttttaaacttgAGCTTTCTAACAAGATAAGTGAAAATATCTTGCTAGAAACAAGAGGAAAATCACATAGCTGAAACTGAAAGAGATCTCTTGAATGACAGTGAAGTCGCAGGTTCAGAGTATGCATTTAGTTATCCttacatggaaaaaaaagaagaaaacagaaaagcatTTTGGCTTGATAGGACCTCCTATTGCTTGATTGTGTAGATGAGccttttgctgtttttttttttttatataaagctTAGTCAGATCCTGGTCAACTTCTATATCCCACTTTTTCACACTTAGTTATTTGGAATAAGTTTACTTTTTAACTTATTTATGAATTATGCATGAATTCGTAAATATAATATCATTAATCCTCCCTTTTCAAGTGAAGCCAGGGTTTTGGTGATGGTGAAAGTTGAAGCCAGGCATTTgttcctcttttgctttatataAGTTATGACAGTATGAGTACTAGTACATTTTGTATCTGTGAGTAAAAGGTGGAAGCAGAATATGTAGGAGCATTCAGTTGCTATTATAAATTGACTTGAGATTTAGCTCAagaatatatgtaaattaaataaaactggaaaatcacttttcttttctggatgagCTCATGCTCCATTCATGATGGCAATAATCATTTATGGCCTTCAGTGTGGCATCTTTTTCTCAAGACCTATGTCTCATGGATACGCCTAGAAAGGCCCCACAACAGTGTTTGCGTCGGCCCATCTGAACAGGGGTACAGTTGTGGGACACAACTTGGACATAGcaaattcatatattttgtatttttggtttattttgctatcttattttatgaatatacaTCATggatatatgtgtatgtgtatatatatattattatatataatatatacatacatgcagCCGTGGCCCTGCACCTGCACgtacacccatgtgacatagctcaaGACCTAGTCAATAAAAACCTGTATCTGTCTGGCGAATGGGTGTATCAATGCATAGTCAAATTGACCTGCATACCTTTTGCACATGAAAAGTGTATGATAAAAGTTTGAATTTCTAATCTGAaacattgaaaacaaatatGTGTACCAAAAAAACAATGGTGTATCTTGGATAATGGCTACTGATAAGGATCATCCTCATTAATGACATAATTCCTGCTTGACCCTATTatgttttattatatattatttttgtctTAGATGGACACCTTGTAGATGATATTTTATCATTGCATTCAGTTTCATGACGCTGCTTCAATCATTTTCATTAGATTATTTGTTCCCCATATTCATATCTAACTGTTATTTGGTTCATTGGTATAGGTAAATATGAGGACCTAGTTACCAGGGTCACGAACTTCCATAATGAGGACAAAGGGTTGATGGTTTTGGCTGGAGACGTGTTTGATGTGCCTATCAGGAAAGACATTATTCATCGGGTTGTGAGGTGGCAATTAGCAAAGCGGCAACAGGTACTAAGAAGCTAGAACTTATCTTCTTCATTGaacattttttatctcataattttttaccaacactgcattgtttttctttaagtAATATGGATTTCTCATCCCCCTGTTTTGTTTAAATAAGTCAATCATGGCATTCAGCAATCCAGATGACACTGTAGTAAGATATATACGACCAATCAGTCTCGAGCAGTTGTACTGTCTTTCTTCAAATAACTTCACAGACTACTCCAACTAGATGAGGATTTCACATCGCTGATAGTCCTTAAATGTAATTTGGTTTCCAGTTGAAAATATGTGGGGCTAGCTGTGTCACATGGATTTCCCTGTAAGGGTGCTGCATCCATGTTCACACTCTGGACGTTGGTGCATATACAGCACACAGCCTGGACATAGTAAATTGATAGTTGGTATTtttagtattatatatatatatatatatatatatatatatgtaagccATGTTTCTGCACCTAAGTTTTTGGATTATTCTGCACCTGTGTTTGTAcccacactcatgtgacatagggcCTGAATTTTGCACCATGAATGGTGTGGGATATTGTGAAGTTGTGAGGGGACCAAACTTCTTATCAGCTACAGTCACATGAACTTTGAATAAGAAAGCTACTTCATATGCGTGCACTACTTTTACCGTCTGTGATACCTGTAAAATGACTGACCCAGACATGTCACTTCCTTTTCAAACATTCGTTCTGCATGTTATCTCCTTTTCTATGTTGTTGATTTACAGGGAACTCATTCAACAAAGACTATTAGTGAAGTGAGCGGGACAGGTAAAAAGCCATACAAACAAAAAGGTCTTGGCAGAGCTCGTCATGGAACATTGCGTGGCCCCCAGGTCATACTTTTAGTTTTTCTCTTCCTTGTTGGGTCTATATTTCATAATGACATTTTCATAGTTCTCTGCATACTCTTCTTGAGTTGGAGAATCACTGTTGTCTGAATATGGACTTCGCTAATCAATTAACAGTTTAGGCATGGTGCAACCATGCATGGGCCTAAGCCAAGGAGTCATGCAATCAAGTTGCAGAAAAAGGTCAGGCGTCTGGGTTTGAAAATAGCATTGTCTGCACGAACTGCAGAAGGGAAGGCAAGTCTAGTTCTgaagttttcttgattttcattcAATTAGAATG
Proteins encoded in this region:
- the LOC116249711 gene encoding uncharacterized protein LOC116249711, with the protein product MMRSSIHLLLRSGRNLVREFSGRSSFVVSSRRLSTSILTPEKGVIPPELLSKQGVITPDRTYGKYEDLVTRVTNFHNEDKGLMVLAGDVFDVPIRKDIIHRVVRWQLAKRQQGTHSTKTISEVSGTGKKPYKQKGLGRARHGTLRGPQFRHGATMHGPKPRSHAIKLQKKVRRLGLKIALSARTAEGKLLVFEDLEVPSHKTKNIVNYVSQMENTKKLLVVDGGPIDEKLKLATQNLHYVNVLPSIGLNVYSILQHDTLVMSRDAVDRIVTRMHTPINR